The following proteins are co-located in the bacterium genome:
- a CDS encoding YfhO family protein codes for MELKLNKKDILAILIIGLLIIFFFGYVLFTDLTFVYRDFSRYFYPLYHYGVLCLKQGILPFWNPYVYCGMPFFALIQLAIFYPISIIFYLFPFMLSLKLFIVIHYFLAGVFVYFLMRHWNLCISSALISSLTYIFSGYMLSCIDLTNTLTSVTWIPIIFFLYSIAIKSNGLIFTLLSGTALGIQLLGGDPVVFYLSLITLFLWTLWYFSFKAMRRYFLVVLIALGLTLFQTLPFFELTLLSTRGKGVGLNEATKWAFSQYEFLNLIVPFFNEANTLLHQQFFKSLHLGILPLLFSLIAIFFRQQRKLVIFWIIILISFITVSYGGNLYKFFYKHIPLFNMMRYPIKSFCIINFSISILAGFGFQYLLGNLEQKKRSLLVLPAISLMVVCILCWIKGGFFLFKEVNELFGYFHSPCLGIFLLCIFCFLIYVGNRMKLWLFSAVVISLVSFELMIFGWPLNPVINQNIYNYVPETVKVIKSKDGFYRFLLEPKTEKRYREVTAKSFLEASEKMQSVLAPNMGMYYFLFDAYGYEAIPIVDYDRFIYFLKNVPLPNTWKLISMINVKYIISEDIIKGLNLVCVIKDKDRIVRIYENKGVLPRAYLVAKVRVVKNRKEAFKAVISASFDPTKEVILESPISNPQSPISNLQSRVEIINYQPNKIILNASSSVDCFLFMSETYYPGWKAYVDGQKTEIYRANYIFRAIKFPKGNHQVEFVYFPLSFKTGLFGSLLTLILMVIGVVTGKMDYGIKN; via the coding sequence ATGGAACTAAAATTGAATAAAAAGGATATTTTAGCAATATTAATTATCGGATTATTAATCATTTTTTTCTTTGGCTATGTTCTATTCACGGACTTAACCTTTGTTTATCGTGATTTTAGCCGATATTTTTATCCACTTTATCACTACGGCGTTTTATGTCTTAAACAAGGCATCCTCCCATTCTGGAATCCTTATGTTTATTGTGGAATGCCTTTTTTTGCCTTAATTCAACTGGCTATCTTTTATCCCATCTCAATTATTTTTTATCTCTTCCCTTTTATGCTTTCGCTTAAATTATTTATTGTTATCCATTACTTTTTAGCTGGTGTATTTGTTTATTTCCTGATGCGACACTGGAATTTGTGCATATCCTCTGCATTAATCAGCAGTCTCACCTATATCTTTAGTGGGTATATGCTATCTTGCATTGACCTGACTAATACCTTAACCTCTGTGACCTGGATTCCAATAATCTTTTTTCTTTATTCAATCGCTATAAAATCAAATGGGCTTATTTTCACCCTGTTGAGTGGAACTGCACTCGGGATTCAACTCCTTGGTGGAGACCCGGTGGTCTTTTATCTGAGCTTAATTACCTTATTTCTTTGGACACTCTGGTATTTTTCATTTAAGGCAATGCGGAGATATTTTCTTGTGGTGCTCATTGCTCTTGGCTTAACCCTGTTTCAAACCTTACCCTTTTTTGAGTTAACTCTTTTATCTACGCGGGGAAAAGGAGTTGGTCTTAATGAAGCAACTAAATGGGCTTTTTCTCAATATGAATTTTTAAATCTAATCGTCCCTTTTTTTAACGAGGCAAATACTCTTTTGCACCAACAATTCTTTAAAAGCCTACATTTGGGGATTTTACCCCTTTTGTTCTCATTAATTGCCATATTTTTTAGACAACAAAGGAAACTCGTTATCTTCTGGATAATAATACTCATAAGTTTTATCACGGTATCTTATGGTGGAAACTTATATAAGTTTTTCTATAAGCACATACCACTTTTTAATATGATGCGTTACCCCATAAAATCTTTCTGTATCATAAATTTCTCAATCAGTATTTTAGCTGGATTTGGATTTCAATATCTATTAGGAAATTTAGAACAAAAAAAACGCTCTCTTTTGGTTTTACCTGCCATTAGCCTGATGGTTGTTTGTATCCTTTGCTGGATTAAGGGAGGCTTTTTCTTATTTAAAGAAGTCAATGAACTATTCGGTTATTTCCACAGCCCGTGCCTGGGTATTTTTCTTCTGTGTATCTTTTGTTTTTTAATTTATGTTGGTAACAGAATGAAATTATGGCTATTTTCTGCGGTGGTCATTAGTCTGGTGAGTTTTGAATTAATGATTTTTGGATGGCCGCTTAACCCGGTTATTAACCAGAATATTTATAACTATGTTCCTGAGACAGTTAAGGTTATCAAAAGTAAAGATGGATTTTATAGATTTTTATTAGAACCGAAGACCGAGAAAAGGTATCGGGAAGTTACGGCTAAATCTTTTCTTGAGGCATCCGAAAAGATGCAATCTGTTTTAGCACCTAATATGGGTATGTATTATTTCCTTTTTGATGCATACGGTTATGAGGCAATCCCGATTGTTGATTATGACAGGTTTATATATTTCCTTAAAAATGTGCCATTACCAAATACCTGGAAACTCATTTCAATGATAAATGTTAAATATATTATTTCAGAAGATATTATTAAAGGACTAAATCTGGTTTGTGTGATTAAAGATAAAGATAGAATAGTCAGAATATATGAAAATAAAGGGGTTTTACCGCGGGCATATTTAGTGGCTAAAGTTAGAGTAGTGAAGAATCGGAAGGAGGCTTTTAAGGCGGTGATTTCAGCGTCGTTCGACCCGACAAAAGAAGTAATTTTAGAATCCCCAATCTCCAATCCTCAATCTCCAATCTCCAATCTCCAATCCCGAGTTGAGATAATAAATTATCAACCGAATAAAATTATTCTTAACGCCTCATCGTCTGTTGATTGCTTTTTATTCATGAGTGAGACATATTATCCTGGTTGGAAGGCGTATGTAGATGGGCAAAAAACTGAAATTTATCGGGCGAATTACATCTTTCGGGCTATCAAATTCCCAAAAGGTAATCATCAGGTTGAATTTGTGTATTTTCCGCTAAGTTTTAAAACAGGATTATTTGGGAGTTTATTAACTTTAATCCTTATGGTTATTGGAGTTGTAACCGGAAAAATGGATTATGGAATAAAGAACTGA